CAATACCGCCTACATCATCTATAAGACCGTACTTTACTGCATCCCCACCAATTACATTCGTCCCAATATCTCGCGTTAAATTTCCTTTCGCAAACATAAGCTCTTTAAAACGATCTTCTGTTACTTTCGAGTGCTTCGTCACAAAACGAATGACTCTTTCTTGCATCTTATCCAAATACTCAAATGTTTGTGGCACACCTATGACAAGACCTGTTAAACGAATTGGATGAATTGTCATCGTCGCAGTTTCCGCAATAAACGAATAGTCAGTAGAAACAGCAATCGGTACACCGATGGAATGTCCCCCACCTAAAACTAGAGACACTGTTGGTTTTGAAAGTGAAGCTACCATTTCAGAAATTGCTAGCCCAGCTTCAACGTCACCTCCAACCGTATTTAATATTAAAAGCAAACCTTCAATTTTCGGATTTTGTTCAATCGCAACAATTTGCGGAATGATATGCTCGTATTTTGTTGTTTTATTTTGCGGTGGTAATTGAACATGACCTTCCACTTGTCCGATAATCGTTAAACAATGAATACGTGATTCATTCATCTGTGGTACATTTGTCTGTCCAAGCTGTTGAATTTTTTCGACTATTGAAGCCTCTTTTCCAGCTTCTTTTGGCTCAGCTTCTTTTTCTTCATTTGTATATCGATCACGTTCTGTCATTTCGCATCCCCTTTCACTCGTATATAACTATTATTTCTTAAGTTATAAATTTCATTCGATAGGGTTAAAAAGAAAAAAGATCACCCATAAGGGTGATCTTTTTTATACTTCCATAATAATCGGTAAAATCATAGGTTTTCTCTTTGTCTCTTCGTACAAAAACTGTCCTAATAATTCACGAATATTTTGTTTTAACATTGACCATTCAATTGAATATTCTTTAATTGACTGCTCAACAATCATACGTACAATCTCTGTAGATCGTTCAATTAACGCTTCTGATTCACGAACATATACGAAACCACGTGAAATGATTTCTGGACCAGAGATAATTTTCTTTTCATCTTTACCAAGCGTTACAACAACTACTAGTATTCCATCTTGAGATAACATCTTTCTATCTCGAAGAACGATATTACCAACGTCACCTACACCTAATCCATCAATTAAAACATTACCAGCTTGTACTTTACCGACTAAGTTCGCTTCATCGTCACCAAAAGCAATTACATCGCCTTTTTCTACGATAAAGATATTTTCTCTTGTAATACCTACATCTTCAGCTAAGTATGCATGTGCTTTTTGCATACGGAACTCACCGTGTACGGGTACAAAGTACTTTGGTTTCATTAAATTTAACATTAATTTTAATTCTTCTTGGCTACCGTGACCTGAAACGTGAACTTTTCTTTCACCGTAATAAACAACTTCAGCTCCCGCTCTAAATAACAAGTCGATAATTTTTGATACAGATATTTCATTACCCGGAATTGGAGAAGCCGCAATAATAACCGTGTCACCTTTACGAATTGAAATTTGTTTATGAGCTTGCTTTGCCATTCTAGATAGAGCAGCCATCGGTTCACCTTGACTACCTGTCGTTAAAATAGCTACCTTTTTCTCTGGGAAATTGTCTACTTCTTGTAGTGAAATAACCATACCTTCTGGAACATCTAAATAACCAAGACGTCTTGCGATATCTACCACTTTCACCATACTACGTCCTACAACCGCCACTTTTCGCCCTGTTTCAGCAGCTGCATCAAATACTTGTTGAATACGATGTACATTCGATGCAAATGAAGCAACAATAATACGACCTTCTGCGCCGTAGAACACTTTAGAGATTTCTACACCAACTTCTTTTTCTGAACCTGTATAACCTGGGCGCTCTGCGTTTGTACTATCAGATAATAAGCAAAGTACGCCTTCATTTCCGATTTGCGCCATTTTCCCAAGGTCTGCTCCACTATTTCCAATTGGAGTTTGATCGAATTTAAAGTCTCCCGTATATACAATCGCACCTTTTGATGTATGGAAACAAACACCAACAGAATCTGGAATACTATGTGTCGTTCCAAAGAATGACACCGTTGTAGTATTAAACTCTACTGTTGAATTTGAATCGATTGTTTTTAAGTCTACACGGCCTAACATACCCGCTTCGCCAAGTTTTTCTTGTATAAGTCCTACTGTTAATTTCGTTGCATATACTGGAATAGATAATTTACGAAGTACGTAAACAATACCACCAATATGATCTTCATGACCGTGAGTAATAAATAAACCTTTTACTCGCTCTTGGTTTTCCACTAAATATGTAATATCAGGAATAACGATATCAATTCCAAACATTTCATCTCCTGGGAACATTAACCCTGCATCTACAATAAAGATTTCAGAATCAATTTCAACACAGTACATGTTTTTCCCGATTTCACCTACTCCACCAAGAGCAAATACTTTAACAGACTCATTCTCTTTTCTCTTCATGTTGTTGCCTGGTTTAAAAATCTTTCAAACACTGATTTCACTAAAATTGCAGAGACACCAGGGGAAACTCTACAACCACCATATATTCACCGTCCAAGACGAATGTCCTTACCGTTATGCGATATCATGTCCTTGTTTATTTTTTAAACCAGGTTTCACCTCTCTTTCATTATATAAATCAAATATCTTATTCGATATGATATGAAAATGTAATCAAATTATAATTTTTACCAATTTTGCTAAGCATACCCGTACTAAGCTACTTAGCCATATTATACCTGATACAAGAAATAGAACACAAGTTAAATCGTGCGAAAGAAAGAGGAAAAGAACGGAATGACAATAAAAGTATCGAACGTATTTCCTTTATATTTACTCCGATTTTATACTCCATATTATTTTGAAGAACTAGCCATACATACGCCAAATTCATTTCATAATAGGAAGTTTCAAGATTTATTTTTCTAGAATCCAACAAAAACACTTACAAAATGGATTTTTTTTATGAATTACGTCACATTTTAGGGGATTTCTCTAAAAACAGACACCGTGGTTTATTACGTTTATTCCATAATATCTATCATTTTTTGACTCAGTTAAAGGGGTATGATTATTTTCTTATACACATAATGAAGAAGCGATTAATGTTCTTATAAAAACACATATAGGTGAGAAAAAGAGGAAAAGATTTGCATATAATAAAAAATGACCTAGTTCTACACTAGGTCATTTTTTATTAACGAGGGATAGATTGCATAACAGATTGTAACGTTACTCTTTCCTCTTCTGTTAATGGAAGAAGTGGTAAACGTACAGAACCTACATCTAATCCAACCATTTGTAACGCTGTTTTTACTGGAGTTGGACTTGGCGCCATAAATAATGAATCAGTTACTCTTACAAGTAATTGATGTAATTTTTGTGCTTTCTTAAACTCTCCTGCTTGAAATGCTGTAATCATCTCTTGCATTTCGTTTCCGATAACATGAGATGCTACCGAAACGATACCTTTCGCTCCAACTGCCATAGCTGGTAACGTTAAACCGTCATCACCGCTGTATACCGCAAAGTCGTCCGCTGTTTTTTCAATGATTTCTGTCATTGTTAACACATCGCCGCCGGCATCTTTAATAGCAACAATGTTTTCTATTTCTGATAAACGAACAACTGTATCAACGGAGATTTGTACAATAGATCGTCCCGGAACGTTATATAGCATAACCGGAAGCGGCGTGCTTTCAGCAATTGCTTTAAAATGCTGATACATCCCTTCTTGGCTCGGTTTGTTATAATACGGTGCTACTAGCATTACTGCATCCACACCAACTTCTGTTGCCTTTTTAGTTAAGTCAATAGAAGCATGCGTATTATTGCTACCTGTTCCAGCGATTACGGGCACTCTTTTATCGACAACAGATACGACATGGCGATATAACGCTACTTTCTCTTCTGAAGTTAATGTAGGAGATTCTCCTGTCGTTCCTCCTACCACGATTGCTGTTGTACCGTTATCAATTAAATAATTTACCAATTTCGTTGTCTTTGCAAAATCGATATTCCCGTTTATATCAAACGGTGTTACCATCGCGGTTGCAATTGTCCCAAAATCTATCATGGTCTCACTCCTTATTGTTCCAGTTGCTTTTCTTTTGAAAGCTCAAACGCACTATGTAATGCATTTACAGCCTCCACTAAATCAGTTTCTTTTACAAGAACCCAAATTGTTGTATGACTATCTGCCGATTGTAGGATTTGAATACCTTTTTCCGCTAGAGCTGTAACGATTTTCGCAGTAACCCCTGGGTATCCTGCCATTCCAGCTCCAACGATAGATACTTTCGCACAATGTTCTGTCACAATTGGCTCATATCCAAGGTTCTTTAATAATTTAACTGCATGACTTGATACATTATCACTCACCGTATATGCTACGCCAGTAGGTGAAATATTAATTAAATCGACGCTTATTCCTTCGTTCGCCATCTCTTTAAACACATGTTGTTGCAAATCATATGCCGTTTCTTTTGCAAGCACCTTAATTTGCGTTACGTTTGATACGTGGGCAATACCTGTAACAGGACGTTCTTCTACATCACGACCTCTCGTAGCACCGTCATATGCTGAAATAAGTGTACCTTCACTATCAGAATACGTAGAACGTACACGAAGTGGCACTTTTGCATGCATCGCAATTTCAACTGCACGTGGATGAACGACTTTCGCACCTTGATAAGCCATGTTACAAATCTCGTTGTACGTTACAGTTTGAAGATGACGTGCATCTTTTACAATACGAGGATCCGCAGTCATAACACCTTCTACATCAGTGAATATATCGATGTATTCAGCATGAAGTGCAACACCTAATGCTGAAGCTGAAGTATCACTACCTCCGCGCCCAAGTGTTGTCGTATCACCTTTTTTCGTTTGCCCTTGGAATCCTGTAACGACGATTACATCTACATTTTCCAACTCTTCATGTATACGATCGCAATTCATTTCAATAATCTTTGCATTCGTAAAATCATCATTCGTTACAAAACCAGCTTGTGCACCATTTAATGCTGCTGCTTTTATACCGTTCTCATTCAACATATTAGAGAAAACAATTGCAGAGATTAACTCTCCGCACGATAATAATAAATCTTGCTCACGTTTAGAAATAGTAGATTCCTCTTGATTTACAAGACTTAATAACGTATCCGTTGCATATGGTTCACCTTTACGGCCCATAGCAGATACGACAGTAACTACTTTATAACCAGCAGCTAATGATTTTTTTATATGATGAAGCGCATGCTTACGTCCATTGTCATCACGTACTGATGTGCCACCAAATTTTTGAACAATTATTTTCATATTTTGCACCTTCTCTTAGCCGTTTACACTAATTGTAATTTTACTAAGCGCTCTGCAATTTGAACAGAATTCCATGCAGCGCCTTTTAATAAGTTATCAGATACGACCCAAAGATGGAATCCTTTATCGTTATTTAAATCTTTACGGATTCTTCCAACGAATACTTCGTTTTTACCTACTGCAGTAGCTGGCATTGGATATAACTGCTCTTCTGGATTATCTTGCAGAACAATACCTTCCGCATTTGCAAGTAAGCTCTTTAATTCTGCTACTGTTACGCCTTCT
This genomic interval from Bacillus thuringiensis contains the following:
- the tepA gene encoding translocation-enhancing protein TepA, with protein sequence MTERDRYTNEEKEAEPKEAGKEASIVEKIQQLGQTNVPQMNESRIHCLTIIGQVEGHVQLPPQNKTTKYEHIIPQIVAIEQNPKIEGLLLILNTVGGDVEAGLAISEMVASLSKPTVSLVLGGGHSIGVPIAVSTDYSFIAETATMTIHPIRLTGLVIGVPQTFEYLDKMQERVIRFVTKHSKVTEDRFKELMFAKGNLTRDIGTNVIGGDAVKYGLIDDVGGIGNAIRKLNELIDVRAEDSTEGTMLQ
- a CDS encoding ribonuclease J, whose product is MKRKENESVKVFALGGVGEIGKNMYCVEIDSEIFIVDAGLMFPGDEMFGIDIVIPDITYLVENQERVKGLFITHGHEDHIGGIVYVLRKLSIPVYATKLTVGLIQEKLGEAGMLGRVDLKTIDSNSTVEFNTTTVSFFGTTHSIPDSVGVCFHTSKGAIVYTGDFKFDQTPIGNSGADLGKMAQIGNEGVLCLLSDSTNAERPGYTGSEKEVGVEISKVFYGAEGRIIVASFASNVHRIQQVFDAAAETGRKVAVVGRSMVKVVDIARRLGYLDVPEGMVISLQEVDNFPEKKVAILTTGSQGEPMAALSRMAKQAHKQISIRKGDTVIIAASPIPGNEISVSKIIDLLFRAGAEVVYYGERKVHVSGHGSQEELKLMLNLMKPKYFVPVHGEFRMQKAHAYLAEDVGITRENIFIVEKGDVIAFGDDEANLVGKVQAGNVLIDGLGVGDVGNIVLRDRKMLSQDGILVVVVTLGKDEKKIISGPEIISRGFVYVRESEALIERSTEIVRMIVEQSIKEYSIEWSMLKQNIRELLGQFLYEETKRKPMILPIIMEV
- the dapA gene encoding 4-hydroxy-tetrahydrodipicolinate synthase → MIDFGTIATAMVTPFDINGNIDFAKTTKLVNYLIDNGTTAIVVGGTTGESPTLTSEEKVALYRHVVSVVDKRVPVIAGTGSNNTHASIDLTKKATEVGVDAVMLVAPYYNKPSQEGMYQHFKAIAESTPLPVMLYNVPGRSIVQISVDTVVRLSEIENIVAIKDAGGDVLTMTEIIEKTADDFAVYSGDDGLTLPAMAVGAKGIVSVASHVIGNEMQEMITAFQAGEFKKAQKLHQLLVRVTDSLFMAPSPTPVKTALQMVGLDVGSVRLPLLPLTEEERVTLQSVMQSIPR
- the dapG gene encoding aspartate kinase, which encodes MKIIVQKFGGTSVRDDNGRKHALHHIKKSLAAGYKVVTVVSAMGRKGEPYATDTLLSLVNQEESTISKREQDLLLSCGELISAIVFSNMLNENGIKAAALNGAQAGFVTNDDFTNAKIIEMNCDRIHEELENVDVIVVTGFQGQTKKGDTTTLGRGGSDTSASALGVALHAEYIDIFTDVEGVMTADPRIVKDARHLQTVTYNEICNMAYQGAKVVHPRAVEIAMHAKVPLRVRSTYSDSEGTLISAYDGATRGRDVEERPVTGIAHVSNVTQIKVLAKETAYDLQQHVFKEMANEGISVDLINISPTGVAYTVSDNVSSHAVKLLKNLGYEPIVTEHCAKVSIVGAGMAGYPGVTAKIVTALAEKGIQILQSADSHTTIWVLVKETDLVEAVNALHSAFELSKEKQLEQ